GTCGACGACAAGATCGCTCTTGCGCTCGGCATCTACTGTATGGAGAACCTCTCCTACCAGGCGCTCGAAGCGATCGTCGAGGACCACTGCAACCAGAAGATGGAGTCCGTCAAGAAGATGGACATCGGCAAGGGCAAGTTCACGGTCTACACCGAACGCGGTGCAGTCAGCCAGATGCCCCTGAAGCTGATCCACAAGTACGTGCAGCCCGGCTGCAACGTCTGCCTGGACTACGTCGCGAACCTCGCCGACATCTCCAGCGGTTCCGTGGGCAGCCCCGACGGCTGGAGCACGGTCTTCGTGCGGAGCATGAAAGGCAACGCCGTCTGGGACGGCGCCATGGCCGCCGGTCTCTTCGAGACGAAGCCGATGGACCAGGTCAAGCCCGGCCTCGACCTCGTGAAGAAGCTCGCAACCGAGAAGATCACGAAGAACCAGAAGAACGTGGATGCACGTAAGACTGTGGGCCTCAAGGCGGACGGAACCCCCAAGGGTCTCCGGAACCCCTACGAGTCCCCCTGAAACACTTTTTTTTCGGTCGGTTCGGCCTCCCCTCAATCGAATATCGCCGTTAACTGAGTTCTGCCGGGTTTACGTGAAACCGTCGTCCAACCCCGGTCAAGCTGCCCAGGCCGTCACGGATTGGGCATATCACCATGCAGCGGACCGTGCAGGGTTTTACAGAATAGACTCGTCTGGATTATCCAGCCGGGTATACAGACCCGGAGGTCGGGGCTATATCTATCAGGAAAAATCGAGGGTGGGGGCCGCCCCGCCGTAGTTTCCGATTATGTCGGTGGGAGATGGCAGCGGCTCTCTGCTGTTATACATTCCCTTGAAGCGTTTGCCGGGTGCCGTGTTCGTATTCAGTCCCTGAACAGTACCTGGTAGGTTGCCGATTCTGCTCCAAAAAAGTTCCTGCAAAACTCTGC
The genomic region above belongs to Methanoculleus oceani and contains:
- the frhB gene encoding coenzyme F420 hydrogenase subunit beta, which translates into the protein MDVLGNYKSAISARSTDRDITKKSQDGGIITTLFAYALEEGIIDGAIVAGPGDEPWKPEPMVATTKAELLAAAGTRYNISPNLYLIKEATRSYGLDRVGIVGVPCQIQAVRKAQLYPIGLRDVDDKIALALGIYCMENLSYQALEAIVEDHCNQKMESVKKMDIGKGKFTVYTERGAVSQMPLKLIHKYVQPGCNVCLDYVANLADISSGSVGSPDGWSTVFVRSMKGNAVWDGAMAAGLFETKPMDQVKPGLDLVKKLATEKITKNQKNVDARKTVGLKADGTPKGLRNPYESP